The Culex pipiens pallens isolate TS chromosome 2, TS_CPP_V2, whole genome shotgun sequence DNA window TCATGACATGTATTCTCTGTTTCAAGAAACGGGAACTACAATGATTAggaaagttttttgtttcttccTCTTCTATGTGTGGATGTCGTATGCGGTGGTGGTGTTGatgtgtacgtgtgtgtgtctgtgcacTGTGTAGGTGGCGGGCAGCACGTGATGCTATTTACGTGAGTACGTTTGGTGGTGTgccaattagatttttttatttttgggttttttattcttctttctttttataaatataaaaaatgtattttcttgCTTTCATTCTGCACGTTCGCTCGCTCTCCTCCTTTCCTTTCCAATCCAACGGGGATTCCGCCTGAATTCCGACTTTTTCCAGCAATTGTTCTGCACACACAAACgggtttattttttcttcttctcttaTTTAGTATTCTCTTTCCCTTTCCCATTAATCAGACTTGTTCGCTTCTCTAATCCCTAGTGACTTTTGAAGCTCTGTTCGCTTAGGTTTGTATAATGTAACGACAATTATTTCGAATTGCATTCAGtttgctgtttgtttttttttcacatgaattactattttaaaatgttttatgtgTATATATAGATTTTGCAATATATATATTAGTTGTAGGTGTGATGTTTGTTCGAGAGCTTCTGCAATGAATTCcagttgtttgatttttttttgtttcgcacATTAACCTTTTTGGGTATTTCAAATTCTGCAATGAATCttgtattttttactttttgtatttTCCTTCTCAACAATCGCACCGTGATAGTGTTTCAACGTTGCGGTTCCACCCGAATAATCTTAAACTATTTACAAAAGCTAGATTAAATTTATATCATTCACCCTTGAATTGCTTATACATGTAAAGAGTTGCCTTAACTGCTAATTGATGAATTACAAAAGTCGCATCGATTGTATGACAGGAAGTTTCGGTGAACAGTATCATGGGAAagcaaaacgaaacaaaaaggGAAAcgcacctttaaaaaaactcaattctaaaaatattacaatcctacaataataaaaaaaatgcaaaatatttacaacagaataaatccacttaaaaataattaacaattCGCAACCTATAATATTTACGGACCGATTGAGTTTTCGTAAACGGGTGTAAAGAATGTGAATGTTGGAAATTGAATTCGGTGCGTGCGTGCGCGGCGGAGGTGTCAAGTGGGAGAATAACCGTGACTCGGGTGCCGTCAGGTAGTTGAAGTATATTGGTTTTCATTAGTTTTGGCCTCCGTTCCTTGAGGTCACATTGATGGTAGAAATGTCTAGtaggtttttgtttgtttgctaaaGAAACCAAAGTTTTTTTCATGAGTTTTAATTTTAGTAGTTTGATTTGTTGGTCTGACTACGGTTTTAAATACAATGTGGTTCACATTTTGTACGTCATTTGTTCAATTGTTCTTAGTTACTGGAACTATTTTGTTTTACTCGATTTTGATATTCAAAGCACATCAACATGCAAAGTTTTTTGTTATCCTTCTCAATCGATTGTTGCAACGAATTGGCTTACTAATCATAGTATTAATGCTGGCTGtcgaaataaaatcatttaCAACTTGGCGCACCTGGCACGATTACcgttaaaaccaaaaaacagcTCGAAGGAAGACAACCCCACCTCGATACGCATTAGCTTCGGCATTACTTTGAGTTTTTTCTTGCTTTTCCGCAGTGCACCGGAAGCCGTAAATATTTATCTAGCTTTTCTACCCCAACACCCCCCTCCCGTTTTTGTTTCCATAAATGACTAATACATACATACTAAATATATATACTCTTTAAGTTGTCACCGATTTACGGTCGAATCCTTTCTTTGCTGGCTCCTGCTGCGTGACCAGAAACGCGTTCGAAAAAGCAACGAAACATGATACTTCTAACACAGAGCGCGCGGGAACACAAAATAGAGTACAATTCTCTGTTCTACCTCCTACCTCAAACGACCCCTCTTAAACGTCATGGCTCAGCAGCGGCACATCGTGGAGCTTCCGATTCAAACTAGCACACGGGAACATCCACATGACCGGGTGCCCACGGCCGCAAACCTCCGCCAGCAGCGCCATCTTCGGCCGATGAGTCCGATACGGTCCCTTCTGCTGAACCGCCTCAACGGCCGTCTCGTCGTACAGAATCGCGTGCATCTGGTCCACCATAATCGCAATCACAAACAGCCCAAACAGCGCCgactccagcagcagcagcacgctGTGCAGCATCCGGCTCTGCGTTTCCGGCACCGTCGTCGTGCAGTTCTCGCACGGGTACACCCACGACGCGATGATCAGGAAGATCGAGTACAGCGCCAGCGCGCACACGTACATCAGAAACTGCAAAAAGTACTTCTGGTTGCGCTCGCCCACGCAGTTGTTGATCCACGGACAGTGGTGGTCCATCCGGCGGATGCACCGCTTGCAGATCCGGCAGTGGTGCGCCCGCGGTGGCCGGTACGTCTCGCACCGCGTACAAACCGTCCACTCCTCGTGCTCGCGGTTGTAGTTTCGCTCCGAGTGCAGGTCGGAAAAGTCGATGCGCGTCTGGGGCAGCGGGACGGTGCCCGGGTCGAGCAGGACCGCCTTCAGGTGGGCCATCGCCAGCAGGAACACGATCGTGTTGAACGTGACCACGTGGAAGGGGGCCCACAagctgcaaaacaaaaaaagacgggagaaaattatattttaaagggTGGTTCTATAGTAGGATTTCACCAAATTAGTCAATTTTGCGGGATTTTACAGGGGAACCAGGACACAGATATGTTAGAAAAATCACTTAATGCGGATgatgaattgtaaaaattaataaCACAACAGTCTTGTTTCCAAAAAGCTCTAGCAatgatcttgtatttgcagattcagcaaacattttcaaaaaacagaacTTATACATATCGGGATTGCTTAATTTGATGTTTAATAGAATAACtatgaattgggtcctaaaatgaagcttagattgctgatattattgtttacagtgataaagcttatttttctgagtacaatgaccctttgtacgaccacaaagagtttaaaatggatttttaaatcaatttggaaaaattaacctcgcggtccttcttgacagaaaagttcttacttgacagctcgttccaaggggaccatagttgatccatcgaaaaaatgttgtcttgtcaatattttttttgcattaaaatgaaaaaaagtgatcagaaatggtttttaatcgtgaattttaccgttgtacataaaaatttacatagggctttagtacccaattaattgcaatttcattttttcaaaattcaactctcgatttctgggaaattgaaaatcttgaaaatcgtCACCCGCTAGCCCAGTGGTCCTCAGCCAGCTTAACCTCGAGGGCAGTTTTGGAacgcaaattaaaaatttgaatggtttgatagttaaattttgttaaattaattcagggtggccacttgagtcgagaaatcgggaaagtcgggaatttgttattttttatcagAAAGTCGGGAATCTCAACCATAACTGCTTGAAACAAATTCtaattcttgaataattttgtaaaattttgtacaattttcaaattaaattcactcaCTTTagtaacttaatttaaaattaggGTTCCTTTCCTATTTGACAATGAAAAGGGTTTTTAAGacataaaaatcataataaacaCTGAAtgtatttgacacagatttctataatatttttttatgaatcaatttttttttttgtttgcaacaaagttaatgaaaaattgaGCCTAATTTTAACGATTAGGACCTCCGATTAGCATAAATGTAGGATTCTGTTTCCTTTTATCACATCGAtgccaacttgagtttggcaatgttttttgttgtaaatatttttaattgttgaacTAAATTCACTaagtcatttcaaatatttttttccaaatgattcccttgaactttttggtgagtatgggtaaattactctacataaagcttgattttcagttatcggaaaacttaaaaagtcaaaatccaTTCGTTATTCGTTTTGAATGAAAGaattcaaatactttttttacatattgaaaacatgaaaaaatattgaattttcaaaaaaataaatccaacaaATGTTGGtttaagttattgcaaatatgtttaattcaattcaattcaattgtgtttttattagaatttaacagttctgctccaggatgttacatttgcaattcagagatttggagaacctttcaactgagatcaattcataagcctttgcagggaggatacatatttctaagtttagattttgctaactgggtgttcttttagggaaaataaattttgagaaaaaaccctagatctatgtttggcttaaaAACTAATATCACAGTTGTTGACGGAGGAGTGCTTCGATGAGCGGATTCGTTGACATCCCACATGAAGTCCTGAAGGTTCTCGTTGCCTTTTCGATGCTTGCGTCGATGGTGTCGACGCCGGCCAGCTTGTGTAGATCGTCGGTCGGGTACCACGGGTCCAGGTTGTGCACCATCTTGAGCAGCTTGTTCTGCTTCACCTGGAGTCGCTTTCGGTGCGATTTGGCGCAGTTGCCCCAGACCGCAGCAGCGTAGGTCAGCATTGGACGGATGATGCACTTTATCACTAGCGACTTGTTCTTGATGCTCAGCTTCGACCGCCGATTCAGCAGGGAGTAGAGCGCTTTGGTGGACCGATCCACCTTCCCGATGATGTAGTTCACGTGCTTGTCGTACTTTAGCTTCTTGTCATGCACCACACCCAGGTACGTGACTTCGTCGTCCCACGTTGCAGGCTGGCCGTTGACGCTGATCGATCTGCGGGGAAGGTGCCGAGCAGCACGCCTCCTGGTGAAGAAGATGGACTGGGTTTTCCCAGCATTCAGCTTGATGCGCCACTTCCGCTGAAACTCCTCGAGGTTGTTCTGTGCCGCTTGTAGGTGGGTGACGACGATCTTCGGGTCCTTATCCGATGCCAAGTATGCAGTGTCATCCGCAAAGAATGCGTACGACACTCCATCGATCATCGGCACGTCGGAGGTAAGGATGTTGTAGAGAGTCGGGCTCAGCACTGATCCTTGGGGCACGCCGAAGGGGATGTTGTGGACGGAAGAACGCTCGCCATTCACCGTCACCGTAAACGACCGCTTTGTCAGGAACGACTCGACGATCTTGACCAGGAACGGCTGGAGGTTCGAGCGGAAGAGCTTGTAGACCACGGCGTCCTGCCACACGGAGTCGTAGGCCTTTTCGACGTCGAGAAGGATCATGCCGGTCGACTTCCCCG harbors:
- the LOC120423101 gene encoding palmitoyltransferase ZDHHC3-A, which produces MGFVKDPCGIVCVLVTYLAVIYADYVVTRWIILQTMQNSLWAPFHVVTFNTIVFLLAMAHLKAVLLDPGTVPLPQTRIDFSDLHSERNYNREHEEWTVCTRCETYRPPRAHHCRICKRCIRRMDHHCPWINNCVGERNQKYFLQFLMYVCALALYSIFLIIASWVYPCENCTTTVPETQSRMLHSVLLLLESALFGLFVIAIMVDQMHAILYDETAVEAVQQKGPYRTHRPKMALLAEVCGRGHPVMWMFPCASLNRKLHDVPLLSHDV